Proteins from a genomic interval of Plasmodium reichenowi strain SY57 chromosome 11, whole genome shotgun sequence:
- a CDS encoding hypothetical protein (conserved Plasmodium protein, unknown function), whose amino-acid sequence MKNNEEENSIRSLGCSALIELLNNNNNELYENNEDSYDENSRNKNYVKEINLFEINNSLEDDSVDRKQISYSTKLLNKSPYSKLSEKKVDLINYNLSFNNNIKSDCFKNTYFDAVNKYNLFLSSKRKYKYKNNNNNNNNNRSYKCLMPYNNKKEIKRNKRRVDLNFFSSEEDNINTYTLSRKKRNRNSEIVKILNAPNKDNNIFDMEESKLKKKKRKQCYEENTNETFDMGGNNTYEKNNIKICNFQKKKKTSHNMLCDNINSPDLVNNFVNKNGKDRIFIKKEGNENFDKNGKNEKNQNIDKNGKNEKNEKNEKNQNIDKSEKNQNIDDIEIYNNSDKCDNEKITKNKNNIKYNKNIMNNISTNKYNHIINEKNKQKFKIYDKGKLLCPDSIDDNKKWNDNINLENINSNKNIVMLEERKFTNVCNNACTLIKNERNSEKLNEHENYTPINCLISKRNDINMEDIKNIEIDKNVENFVFLDFIPVTEEYLKIKETLNTYKNKKSQDNNTFCKKEDNMYIYSIPKSNLKKSAIQKEYEKDIESNTEKKKKTYHNSEPSYIKGAYNDLKKSILRNNIKIINYDYEKNLCYILIRKEST is encoded by the coding sequence atgaaaaataatgaagaagaaaatagTATAAGGTCATTAGGATGTAGCGCATTAATcgaattattaaataacaacaacaatGAGTTGTATGAGAATAATGAAGATAGTTATGATGAAAATAGTAggaataaaaattatgtaaaagaaataaatttatttgaaataaataatagtTTAGAAGATGATTCCGTTGATAGAAAACAAATTAGTTATTCTACAAAATTGTTAAACAAATCACCATATAGTAAATTAagtgaaaaaaaagttgatttaattaattataatttaagttttaataataatataaagagTGATTGTTTTAAGAATACTTATTTTGACGCagttaataaatataatctttttttatcatctaaacggaaatacaaatataaaaataataataataataataataataataggagttataaatgtttaatgccatacaataataagaaagaaataaaaagaaataaaagaagggttgatttaaattttttttcatctgaagaagataatattaacacatatacattatcaagaaaaaaaagaaacagAAACAGTGAAATtgtaaaaattttaaatgcaccaaataaagataataatatttttgatatGGAAGAAAgcaaattaaaaaagaaaaaaagaaaacaatGTTATGAGgaaaatacaaatgaaaCATTTGATATGGGTGGTAATAATACTTATGAgaaaaacaatataaaaatatgtaattttcaaaaaaaaaaaaaaactagccataatatgttatgtgataatataaattcgCCTGACCTTGTCaataattttgttaataaaaatggtaAAGAcagaatatttataaaaaaggaaggaaatgaaaattttgataaaaatggaaaaaatgaaaaaaatcaaaatattgataaaaatggaaaaaatgaaaaaaatgaaaaaaatgaaaaaaatcaaaatattgataaaagtgaaaaaaatcaaaatattgatgatatagaaatatataacaattcTGATAAATGTGACAATGAAAAGATAactaaaaataaaaataatattaaatataataaaaatattatgaataatatttccacgaataaatataaccatattataaatgaaaagaacaaacagaaatttaaaatatatgataagGGGAAATTACTTTGTCCCGATTCCattgatgataataaaaaatggaacgataatataaatttggaaaatataaattcaaataaaaatattgttatGTTAGAAGAACGTAAGTTTACTAATGTTTGTAATAATGCATGTACTCTTATAAAGAATGAGAGAAACAGTGAGAAATTAAATGAACATGAAAATTATACTCCTATTAATTGTCTTATATCCAAAAGgaatgatataaatatggaagatattaaaaatatagaaattgataaaaatgttgAAAATTTTGTGTTCCTTGATTTTATTCCAGTGACCGAggaatatttaaaaatcAAAGAAACGCTAAATACgtacaaaaataaaaagtcACAAGATAACAATACATTCTGTAAAAAGGAAGacaatatgtatatatattctattCCTAAAAGtaacttaaaaaaaagtgcAATCCAAAAAGAGTATGAAAAGGATATTGAAAGTAATAccgaaaaaaaaaaaaaaacatatcACAATTCTGAAccatcatatataaaaggaGCATATAACGATTTGAAAAAAAGCATCTTAAGgaataacataaaaataattaactatgattatgaaaaaaatttatgttACATATTGATAAGAAAAGAGTCCACAtag